Within the Methanocaldococcus sp. genome, the region TTATCTCCAACAGCCATATATCCGTCTCCAAAATCAATTAAGCCATCTAAGTGATGGAATCCATTTAAATATTCTACAAAAAACAAAATTAAAATAGCCGTTAAAAGATTAGGTAAGAAAAAATTAAAAATGTAGCCAATTAACAAACTAAAAATTCCAAAAATATATCCAATAAAAACTATTAAATAAAAGTAACTTGCAACTCTGTCAAAATCAAAATCTTCAACATAGATAGGAAATCGTGTAAAAAACGATAATAAAGATTTAAACTCCTTAAACATTGTTATCCCTTTTGATATTTTAATTTTTTAACAATATCTATAAGTTCTTGAATTGAATTTATTTTATAATCACTATAATTATCTTTCATATTCTTATATTTTCCTTTTAATATTCTAACTGTTATCATCCCTAACTCTTTTGCTGGTTTTATATCTTTATCAACCCTATCTCCAACATATATAGTTTCTTCGGGCTTTAAACCCATTCTATTTAAACCATATTTAAAAAACTCTAAGTGAGGTTTTCCTAAGCCAAATTCTTCTGATGTAACGACATCATCAAAAAACATGTGAATTCCTAATCTAATAAGTTTTTCCCACTGCTTTATTGTTAGTCCATCTGTTATAACCCCTAACTTCAAACCCATAGATTTAAGCTCTATTAAGGTTTTTATTGCATGAGGATATGGTCTTAATAATGCCACTTTAACATTGTGGTAAGTTATAATTCCAGTAGTTATTATTTTTGGGTCATATCTTCCTAATATTGACTTAACTAAATCGTCAAAGTGCTTTCCATAGTTTGAACCCTTATCTTCAATAATTTTGTTTAATATATCCATTGCTTCTTCAAAACTAACATTTAAGCCAGCATCTATCATTGACTTAACAGCCTCTCTCCTGGCAATTTTTACGAACTCTGAAGAGTTATATAGAGTATCGTCTAAATCAAATAATATGCCCTTTATCATTTTATTCCCTTTTAGTATTATTTGGATTTTTTACTTTCTCTTTAACTAATTTGAATAAACCCACAAAATCATCATCTTCTGTAACAGGAACTACAATTAATCCTAACTTTCTATGCCTCTCAATCCAACATTCATCATAGGCTGGAACTTCTATTTTTATAGGTTCATCTGTTGGATTTCCTACAATAACATTTCTATATGGAAATGGCTTTATATCTTCATCATCATAAGGAAAAGTAGTTTCTCTAATATATCCACCCAAAGCCATCGTCATTTTTGGTAGTAAAACCATCTTTGGCATAGTATCACTTACTTTATACTTAACTATTTAATTCCAATTTTTACATAGTATATAATGTTTAATATAATTTATTAAAAATTAATTTTAAATCTACAAAATAACCACAAACTATATAAACCCGTATATACTATAATATAAAGTTGGTGTGCATGGCTAGGCCGGGGGGTTGGGCGTCCCCTGTAACCCGAAATCGTCCTCATGCGGGGGCCGAAAACCTGGGGGCGGTATGCCTTCCAGTCCTCTCTCCACAGGTCTCTCGATGATGCCTCGTCCCGTGGGGCTCGGCGGTGGGGGAGCACCTTCTGTAAGGAAGGTGTAACCCCCTTTACCTGCCGAACCCCGCCAGGCCCGGAAGGGAGCAACGGTAGGCAGGACGTCGGCGCTCACGGGGTAAACGGGGTTGAGAAGAGGCCTGTGGGTAGGAGGGGGCTGGAAGGCATACCCACCCCAGGGAAGCCATGCACACCACTATTTTTTATATATCTTAAATTTTATTTTCTGAATATTCTAATTAATAGAAACTTAAATATGAGGGAAAATAATGCTTATTGGTATAATCTCTGACACTCATATTTACGATAGAGCATATGAATTGCCAAAAACTGTTTTTGATGAATTTTCTAATGTTGATTTAATTATACACTGTGGAGATGTTACAGATAAAGAAGTTTTAGATTTATTGAGTGATTTAGCAGAAGTTATTGCTGTTAGAGGAAATATGGATTATCTTAATCTTCCAAAACAACAAATTTTAAATATAAATAAGTTTAAAATAGGGGTTATTCATGGAGATGTTATTTATCCAAGAGGAGATAAACTAAAATTAAGATTATTAGGTAAGGAGATGGGGGTAGATATATTAATCTCAGGACATACACATACACCATTTATAGATGACTGTGGAGATATTTTATTACTAAATCCCGGCTCTCCAACAGTTCCAAGGTGTCCTATAAAGTCAATTATGAAATTAAATATTGATGATAATATTAAAGTTAAAATAATTCCAATTGAATAATATATCTTTGGGATTAGAATGGAAATATTAAATAAATGTGTTGGATGTGGAAACTGTGTTGTATTTTGTCCAAAAAAGGCTATAAAAACATATGGAGAGGCGATTGTGAATAAAGATAAATGTGTAAATTGTGGTATATGTGTAAAATACTGTCCGATTGATGCAATAGTGATAGAGTGAAATATTTAAATTTAACTTTAAAATAAAAATTAATAATCCAATAATATAAGGAGGTTTAAAAATGTATATAGGAAGGTTTTTAGTGGTTGGTAAAACAAAGGATAGGAAACCCTTTGCCGCTTATAGAGTTTCAAGTAGAAGTTTTCCAAATAGGGTGGCTAAAAAAATAAACGATAATACAGTGGCAATAATTCCAAAGGACTTAAATGAAATTTTTAAAAATCCTTATATAACCTATAACTGCATAAAAGTAGTTAATAATACTGTTGTAGTCACTAATGGTTCCCATACTGATTTTATATGTGAGAAATTACATTTTGGTAAAAGAGATGCTTTAACTTATGTATTATCTGTTATGGACTATGAGAAAGATGATTACAAAACTCCAAGGATAGCGGCAATATTAGATAAAAATGAATGTTATATGGGATATGTGACTCATGAAGAAATTAGAGTTAAAAAGGTTGAATTAAAAGAAGGAAAGGGTTATTATTTAGGAGTATATAACTCCTGCAAAATAGATGAAAATCAAGTTATAGAGATTAAAGGAAATACTGCTGAAGAGATAGCAGAGTATATTTTAAACTACAAAGAGTTTGAGCATCCAGTAGCATGTGCTGTAGTTGTCATTGACGAAGATAAAGTAGAGATAGCAACTAAAAATAAAAATGAATAATTATTTTATTGCGTGATTGTTATGTCTATTTTTTTATTTAAAAGAGATAAAGAAAAAAATGTAATAAACAATATGAGACTACTTATTAAAATGGCTTTGAATAGTATTAATCTTTTGAAGGAGTATATGCACTCTAAGGATGAAAAACTATTAAAAGAAATTATAAAAATAGAAGAAAAAGGGGATGAAATAACCAAAAATATAAGAATAAATTTAGAAAATGCATTTTTACCAAATATGAAAGGAGAATTATCAAGATCTGCAGAACTATTGGATGAAACCTTAGACAGTTTAAAGCATGCATCTATGCTTTATGAGTTATTAAAATATAAATTAGATAGTTATTTAAAAGAGGAAATAAACCTCGTTCTAATAATTACTGTTGAAATGTTTAAACACTTAGAAAGGATTTTAGATGTTATTGAAAATGGAGGAGACTTGGATACAATAATTAAAGAAATTAAAGATAAAGAGAAATTTATTGACGACATCTATCAAAATAAAATTTACAAATATTTAATTAATTTAGAAATCAGATCTTTTTGGGATGGGAAGATACTATGTGATTTTATTGATAACATAGTGGATATTAGCGACTACATAGAGGATGTTGCAGATGAATTACAGATAATGTATTTCCATATTAAATAAGGTGATATTATAAATTCTCAAATTTTAAATTTAATTGTAAGTTTTTACTTATTGTTTATCTTAGGTGCTAACAATGTTGGAAATGCTATTGGCACAGCATATGCTTCAAAAGCGGCATCTTATAAAGGTTTATTAATTTTGTTTAGTGTTAGCGTTATAATTGGATCTATTTTTGCTAAAAATGTTGGTAATACTGTAAATAGTATTTCCTCAAATGCTTTAATTTCTTTATTAATATCATCCTTAGTTATGACAATATCAACATACAAAAAAGTGCCTATTTCATTACACACTATTATAGTATGCTCATTAATTGGCTTAAATTTTAGTTCTTCAAATTTAAAAGTGTTTTTTGAAATTCTATTGAGTTGGATTTTTTCTCCAATTATTGCTATAATTATCGCCTATGTATTTTATTTAACTTATGAAAAAATAAAAATTCCAATTTTTAAAAAATTATCTATAATTAGAACTTTATTATTGCTAAGTGCTGGAATTGTAGCATTTAACTTGGGAAGTAACGATTTACCAACAATTTTAGGAACTTTTACGACATCTCAAACAATTTATCTTATTGGAGCAGTTTTTTTGTGCTTAGGAGCTTATTTATATGGAAACAAAATTTCAGAAACATTTGCTATGATTACCAATTTGAGTGTAACATCTGCATTTATAGCCCAACTATCTGGAGGTTTGGCTGTAATTATATTTACTGCATTGGGAATGCCTGTTTCAACAACTCATGCAATAGTTGGAGGTATTTTAGGGGTTGGATTAACCAAAGGAATAAAAACAATAAAGTGGAGTGTATTTAAAAAAATTATTTTTTGGTGGGTTGTGGCTCCAATAATTGCCTTAATAATTGGGTTTATTATTAAGAAAAAACTAATGTAATTAAGGAGATTATTATGAACAATTTATTAGAACTTTTAAAAGGTTGTAAAAAATTAGTAATTATGGGTTTAGGAAATGGATTAAAAGGGGACGATGGTATAGGAGTATATGTGATCAAAAAATTAATGAATTACTTTATTGAAAATAATAATTTAAATAATGAAATTTTAAAAATAAAAAATCTATATTTAATAAATGCTGGAACTGTCCCTGATTTTTATACTGATATTTTGAAAGAGGTAAAGCCTACTCATCTCATAATTATTGACTGTGCTTTGATGAATGAACCTCCTGGCAAAGTTAAAATTATAAAAGAAGATGAAATAATAAATTACAGTTTATCAACTCACACATTACCTATATCATTTATAATTAAATATTTAAAGAATTTTGTAAATTTTGATGTAATAATTATAGGAATCCAGCCTAAGATTATAGATTTTTGTCCTATGTCTAAGGAGGTTATAGAATCTGGAAATAAATTGATAGAAACTCTTATAAACTGTATAAAAAAATTAAATCTAACAGAATAAAAGGATGTGATTGATATGATTGACTTTAAAGAAATAGAAAAAAAATGGCAAAAAAAATGGGAAGAGGCAAAGATTTTTGAGGCAGATCCTGATGATAGGGAGAAGTTCTTTATAACTGCGGCATTTCCCTACTTAAATGGTGTATTACACGCTGGGCATTTAAGAACATTTACAATTCCTGAAGTTGTTGCAAGATTCCAAAGAATGAAAAATAGAAATGTTTTATGGACTTTTGGTTATCATGTAACTGGAACTCCAATATTAGGTTTGGCTGAGTTAATAAAAAATAGAGATGAAAAAACAATTTGGGCATATACAAATTTACACGGAATTCCTGAAGAAGAACTTTTACAATTAACAACACCAGAGAAAATTGTTGAATACTTCTCAAAAAAGGCAACTGAAGCATTTAAAAGAATGGGATTCAGTTTAGATTGGAGAAGAAACTTTAAGACGGATGATGAAGTTTTCAATAAGTTTATTGAATGGCAATTTCACAAATTAAAAGAAAAAGGTTTAATTGTTAAAGGTTCTCATCCTGTTAGATACTGTCCAAGATGTGATAACCCTGTTGAAGATCACGACATATTAGTTGGAGAAAATGCCACTTTGGTAGAGTATATATTAATTAAATTTAGAACAGAGGATGGCTACATAATGCCTATGGCTACTTTAAGACCAGAAACTGTTTTTGGAGTTACAAATGTTTGGGTTAATCCTTCTGCTACATATGTAAAGGCAAAAGTTTATTTAGAGATAGAAAAAGAGGAGGGAGTTGAATTAATTGATAATGGAATTTGGATAATGTCAAAAGAATGTGCTGAGAAATTAAAACATCAAAATAGAAGAATAGAGATTCTTGAGGAGTTTAAAGGAGAGCAACTTATTAACAAAAAGGTTATAAATCCAGTAACTGGTAAGGAAGTTCCTATACTACCTGCTAAATTCGTAAAAACTAATATTGGAACTGGTTGCGTTATGAGTGTTCCAGCACATGCACCTTATGATTATATAGCATTAAGAGATTTAGGATTAGTTGATGAAATAGATTTAATACCATTAATTGATGTTCCCGGATATGGAAAGTATCCTGCAAAGGAAATTGTAGAAAAAATGGGTATTAAAAGCCAAGAAGATGTTGATAAGTTAGAGGAGGCTACTAAAAAAATTTATAAAGATGAGTTCCACAAGGGAGTTTTAAATGAAAATTGTTTAGATTATAAAGGCATTCCAGTTAGAGAAATTAAAGATAAATTAACAAAGGATTTAATAGATAAAGGTCTTGCTGAGGTTATGTATGAATTTAGTGAAGAAAAAGTTATATGTAGATGTGGAACTCCTTGTATAGTGAAGATGGTTAAAGGACAATGGTTTATAAAATACTCTGATAAAAAATGGAAGGAATTAGCTCACAAATGTGTAGATAAAATGAAGTTTATCCCTGAACATTTAAGACAAGTATTCCACGAAAAAATTGACTGGATGAAAGATAAGGCATGTGTAAGAAGAAGAGGATTAGGAACTAAGTTTCCATTTGAGGAAGGTTGGGTTATTGAATCTTTGTCAGATTCAACTATATATCCTGCATACTATACAATTGCAAAATATATAAATGAATATAACATAAAACCAGAACAACTAACCTTAGAGTTGTTTGACTATGTATTTTTAGGTAAAGGAGATATTGAGAAAATTTCCAAAGATACAGGAATTCCAAAGGATATTATTGAAGGTATGAGGAAAGAGTTTATTTATTATTACCCAGTTGATTGGAGATGTTCTGCTAAGGATTTAATTCCTAATCATTTAACATTTTATATATTTAATCATGTAGCAATCTTTCCAGAAGAGTATTGGCCAAGAGGCATTGTAGTCAATGGGTATGTTACAATTGAAGGACAAAAGTTGTCTAAGTCAAAGGGGCCATTAGTTCCAATGATAGAAGTGGCTGAAAAGTATGGGGCAGATGTTGGAAGGTTTTATATAACAACCTGTGCTGAATTACCACAAGATGCTGATATTAAATTTAAAGAATTGGAAAATACTAAAAAAGTTTTAGAAAGATTGTATTTATTTGCAAAAGACATTGCTGAAAGAAAGGATGAAGAAGGATGTGAATATAATTACATTGACAGATGGTTATTAAGTAGATTATATAGATCTGTTAAGTTATACGATGAATATATGGAGAACTTTGAACTTAGAAAAGCGGGAATATTACTCTATCAACTGTTAGATGACTTAAAATGGTATAGAAGAAGGGGAGGAAATAATATAAATGTATTGAGGGAGTTCTTAGAAGTTATAATAAAATTAATGGCTCCATTTACTCCACATCTATGTGAAGAAATGTGGGAAATGTTAGGAAAAGAAGGATTTGTTTCTTTATCTAAATTGCCAGAAGTTAAAGAGGAGTTTATAGATGACAGTATAGAAAAAGGAGAGGAATATTTAAAATCAGTAATTGATGACATAAAGGAGATAATAAATGTTACAAAAGTCCAACCAAAAAGAATTTATCTATATACTGCTGATGAATGGAAATATGATGTCTTAAAAATAATTAAAGAAAATGAAGGAAAGACAATTAAAGAATTAATGCCAATTATTATGAAAAATCCAAAGTTCAGAAAGTATGGTAAAGAAATTCCAAAGTTGGTTAATCAACTGTTAAAAGTTAATGCTGATATTATTAATGAAGTAGAAATCCTAAAAAATGCCAAAGAATTTATAAAAAGAGAGTTTAATGTAGATGAAGTTATTATCAATGGAGAAGATAAAGGTAACAAAAAGAGAGTAGCAATTCCATACAAGCCAGCAATTTATTTAGAATAAAACTATTTTTTATTTTTATTAGAAAAATAAAAAAGTAGTTTAATGGCTATTTACTGGTGCTAAGTTTCCTGCTAAGTTTCCAACATAATTACCAGCTAAGTTTCCTGCAATATTACCGTAGTTTCCAGCCAAGTTTCCATATACTACTTCATTTAATTCTGAACTTTCTCCAAGGATTGCATGAATTATACCAATAAACAGTTGAGTAATACTATTCCATAGACCAATTAGCCATCCTTCTATATTTTCTCCGCTAAGTGTTGCATTTACTGGATATACAGTGTTGTTGTTAGCCATTTCTGTTACATTTACTACATTACTACCTATATTTACTGTTTCATTACCTACATTTTTTATAATCTCATTTGCTATTTCTGTTTTGTTTCCTGGATTGTAACTTACATTTGCTGTTATTATACCTTCACTTGTATTTAATGTTATTTTACTTCCATTAATTGTTGCATTATATAATGTAATATTTACAATTGTTGTTATATTACTTTCATTTGTTGTGTTTAATGATGATGTATTTATTAATGTTACAGTTGTTGTCTGTGTAGTTGTTGTAGATGTTGGTGGTATGTAATAACCACCTCCAGAACTACCCCCAGACACACTATATGTCAT harbors:
- a CDS encoding TIGR02253 family HAD-type hydrolase; its protein translation is MIKGILFDLDDTLYNSSEFVKIARREAVKSMIDAGLNVSFEEAMDILNKIIEDKGSNYGKHFDDLVKSILGRYDPKIITTGIITYHNVKVALLRPYPHAIKTLIELKSMGLKLGVITDGLTIKQWEKLIRLGIHMFFDDVVTSEEFGLGKPHLEFFKYGLNRMGLKPEETIYVGDRVDKDIKPAKELGMITVRILKGKYKNMKDNYSDYKINSIQELIDIVKKLKYQKG
- a CDS encoding energy-converting hydrogenase B subunit P, giving the protein MPKMVLLPKMTMALGGYIRETTFPYDDEDIKPFPYRNVIVGNPTDEPIKIEVPAYDECWIERHRKLGLIVVPVTEDDDFVGLFKLVKEKVKNPNNTKRE
- a CDS encoding metallophosphoesterase translates to MLIGIISDTHIYDRAYELPKTVFDEFSNVDLIIHCGDVTDKEVLDLLSDLAEVIAVRGNMDYLNLPKQQILNINKFKIGVIHGDVIYPRGDKLKLRLLGKEMGVDILISGHTHTPFIDDCGDILLLNPGSPTVPRCPIKSIMKLNIDDNIKVKIIPIE
- a CDS encoding 4Fe-4S binding protein — its product is MEILNKCVGCGNCVVFCPKKAIKTYGEAIVNKDKCVNCGICVKYCPIDAIVIE
- the purO gene encoding IMP cyclohydrolase yields the protein MYIGRFLVVGKTKDRKPFAAYRVSSRSFPNRVAKKINDNTVAIIPKDLNEIFKNPYITYNCIKVVNNTVVVTNGSHTDFICEKLHFGKRDALTYVLSVMDYEKDDYKTPRIAAILDKNECYMGYVTHEEIRVKKVELKEGKGYYLGVYNSCKIDENQVIEIKGNTAEEIAEYILNYKEFEHPVACAVVVIDEDKVEIATKNKNE
- a CDS encoding TIGR00153 family protein is translated as MSIFLFKRDKEKNVINNMRLLIKMALNSINLLKEYMHSKDEKLLKEIIKIEEKGDEITKNIRINLENAFLPNMKGELSRSAELLDETLDSLKHASMLYELLKYKLDSYLKEEINLVLIITVEMFKHLERILDVIENGGDLDTIIKEIKDKEKFIDDIYQNKIYKYLINLEIRSFWDGKILCDFIDNIVDISDYIEDVADELQIMYFHIK
- a CDS encoding inorganic phosphate transporter — protein: MFILGANNVGNAIGTAYASKAASYKGLLILFSVSVIIGSIFAKNVGNTVNSISSNALISLLISSLVMTISTYKKVPISLHTIIVCSLIGLNFSSSNLKVFFEILLSWIFSPIIAIIIAYVFYLTYEKIKIPIFKKLSIIRTLLLLSAGIVAFNLGSNDLPTILGTFTTSQTIYLIGAVFLCLGAYLYGNKISETFAMITNLSVTSAFIAQLSGGLAVIIFTALGMPVSTTHAIVGGILGVGLTKGIKTIKWSVFKKIIFWWVVAPIIALIIGFIIKKKLM
- the hycI gene encoding hydrogenase maturation peptidase HycI, giving the protein MNNLLELLKGCKKLVIMGLGNGLKGDDGIGVYVIKKLMNYFIENNNLNNEILKIKNLYLINAGTVPDFYTDILKEVKPTHLIIIDCALMNEPPGKVKIIKEDEIINYSLSTHTLPISFIIKYLKNFVNFDVIIIGIQPKIIDFCPMSKEVIESGNKLIETLINCIKKLNLTE
- the leuS gene encoding leucine--tRNA ligase; this encodes MIDFKEIEKKWQKKWEEAKIFEADPDDREKFFITAAFPYLNGVLHAGHLRTFTIPEVVARFQRMKNRNVLWTFGYHVTGTPILGLAELIKNRDEKTIWAYTNLHGIPEEELLQLTTPEKIVEYFSKKATEAFKRMGFSLDWRRNFKTDDEVFNKFIEWQFHKLKEKGLIVKGSHPVRYCPRCDNPVEDHDILVGENATLVEYILIKFRTEDGYIMPMATLRPETVFGVTNVWVNPSATYVKAKVYLEIEKEEGVELIDNGIWIMSKECAEKLKHQNRRIEILEEFKGEQLINKKVINPVTGKEVPILPAKFVKTNIGTGCVMSVPAHAPYDYIALRDLGLVDEIDLIPLIDVPGYGKYPAKEIVEKMGIKSQEDVDKLEEATKKIYKDEFHKGVLNENCLDYKGIPVREIKDKLTKDLIDKGLAEVMYEFSEEKVICRCGTPCIVKMVKGQWFIKYSDKKWKELAHKCVDKMKFIPEHLRQVFHEKIDWMKDKACVRRRGLGTKFPFEEGWVIESLSDSTIYPAYYTIAKYINEYNIKPEQLTLELFDYVFLGKGDIEKISKDTGIPKDIIEGMRKEFIYYYPVDWRCSAKDLIPNHLTFYIFNHVAIFPEEYWPRGIVVNGYVTIEGQKLSKSKGPLVPMIEVAEKYGADVGRFYITTCAELPQDADIKFKELENTKKVLERLYLFAKDIAERKDEEGCEYNYIDRWLLSRLYRSVKLYDEYMENFELRKAGILLYQLLDDLKWYRRRGGNNINVLREFLEVIIKLMAPFTPHLCEEMWEMLGKEGFVSLSKLPEVKEEFIDDSIEKGEEYLKSVIDDIKEIINVTKVQPKRIYLYTADEWKYDVLKIIKENEGKTIKELMPIIMKNPKFRKYGKEIPKLVNQLLKVNADIINEVEILKNAKEFIKREFNVDEVIINGEDKGNKKRVAIPYKPAIYLE